The nucleotide sequence GCTCCCAGCGCTGCCAGGTCGAGGCCGAGGGCCACGCCGACGATCTCGTCGGTGACCGCGAGCAGCGGGGTCATCACGGTGAACGTCCGCCGCGCGAGGCCGTCCAGGTTCCCGACTCGACCGGACAGCTCGAGGTGCCAGACCTCCTCCACGACGGCGGTCGAGGTCCTGCCGTCGACCGCGCCGGCGGCGACCGCCTCGAGGATCTCCACGCACGGTTCGCGGTAGTCCGATGGCGTCGCGGCGTAGACGAAGACGTTCGCGTCGAGGAAGAACGTCACCGCGGCCGCTGGATCGAAGCGCCGACCGTGTCGCGCTCCGCAGCGATCAGCGCTTCCAGCTCCTCCGGCGAGCGATACGTGCCGCGCATGGCGCGAATCTCGGCGATCGCTGCCCCACGCTCGGCACGACTGACCGGCCCGTAACGCGCATCGACGGCCTCGCGCACCAACGCCGCGACAGAGGTGCCGCGGCGCGCGGCCTCGGCCTCGAGTCGGCGACGCTGCTCCGCGCTCACGAGGATCTGAAGCCTCTCCTTGAGCATGAGCAGAGCATACACATGCCGCGGGGCCCCGCCTATTGCAGCCAGTGGACGAAGCCGGCCGGCCGCGCCGGGCCTACGAGGAACTTCCGCAAGCTCTGGCTGACCCTGTCGGGGGCTCCCTGCGGGAACCGGCTCGATCGAAGTAAGACGAGACCGGCGTGCCCTTGGCCGGACGCGGTCCGCTGCGCCGCCAGGAGAAGGAGATCTCCGGCGTCGTAGCTGACGAGCGCGCGCTCGTCGGTGGCCGCCTGCGCGAGCTGCTGGGCATCCGGCAGGCCGCGCAAGGCGGGAGTCTCTACAACCGCATCGACCTCGAAGCCGTCGTTTCGCAGTCCCCGCGCGACGCGCACGGGAACCATCTCGTCGAGACGGAGCTTCACTGCAGCGCGGTCTGCTGCTCGCGCCAGGCAGCCTCGGCACGCTCGGCCTGCTCTTCGTTTCGGCGGATGAGCTCGT is from Thermoleophilaceae bacterium and encodes:
- a CDS encoding DUF5615 family PIN-like protein; amino-acid sequence: MKLRLDEMVPVRVARGLRNDGFEVDAVVETPALRGLPDAQQLAQAATDERALVSYDAGDLLLLAAQRTASGQGHAGLVLLRSSRFPQGAPDRVSQSLRKFLVGPARPAGFVHWLQ
- a CDS encoding type II toxin-antitoxin system VapC family toxin, which translates into the protein MTFFLDANVFVYAATPSDYREPCVEILEAVAAGAVDGRTSTAVVEEVWHLELSGRVGNLDGLARRTFTVMTPLLAVTDEIVGVALGLDLAALGANDRIHAATCIVHGIERLVSADADFDALGRRVGRVDPLDRRALERLLA